In Treponema primitia ZAS-2, a genomic segment contains:
- a CDS encoding RNA ligase (ATP): MRSLASVQKVGTITPIADSDFLELAHVMGWQCVVKKGEFKPGDLAVYFEVDSFLPEDARYEFLRKTSWRDNADNGQGFRIKTIKLRGQLSQGLILPLSGFPELAGCSVGADVTEVLNVKKWYVPEVANATGVMIGDRPYGIPASDEIRIQSATELLESLGGEPYYITTKMDGTSCIVYYIDGKIGCCSRNHEIKDEETALYWAPVYRYRLKEKLKALGKNVVLTGELCGPSIQKNKLRLPQLEWYVFDYKEWDSGVYVSYKEMVEACAALGVPTVPLEEEGEHFSYTLETLLGKARGKYPSGLDKEGIVVRHRESPHQVSFKVLNNDALLKEKD; encoded by the coding sequence ATGCGTTCATTAGCCAGTGTTCAAAAAGTTGGAACCATTACCCCCATCGCGGATTCTGATTTTCTGGAGCTTGCCCATGTGATGGGCTGGCAGTGCGTCGTGAAGAAGGGCGAATTCAAACCCGGCGATTTGGCTGTGTATTTTGAAGTAGACAGTTTTTTACCCGAGGACGCTCGTTATGAATTTCTGCGCAAAACATCCTGGCGGGATAATGCTGATAACGGGCAGGGTTTTCGCATCAAAACTATAAAACTGCGCGGTCAATTATCCCAGGGGCTGATCCTTCCCCTCTCTGGATTTCCGGAATTGGCGGGCTGTTCTGTGGGCGCTGATGTCACTGAGGTCCTCAATGTTAAAAAATGGTATGTTCCGGAAGTCGCCAATGCTACGGGGGTGATGATCGGCGACAGGCCTTACGGCATACCGGCTTCGGACGAGATACGTATTCAGTCGGCAACGGAGCTGTTGGAAAGCCTCGGTGGAGAGCCCTACTACATTACAACCAAAATGGACGGCACATCTTGTATTGTGTATTATATTGATGGAAAAATCGGCTGCTGCAGCAGAAATCATGAGATAAAGGACGAAGAGACCGCGCTGTATTGGGCGCCGGTGTATCGCTATAGGCTAAAAGAAAAGCTTAAAGCCCTCGGCAAAAATGTAGTGCTAACCGGCGAGCTCTGCGGACCGAGTATACAAAAGAACAAACTACGCCTACCCCAATTGGAATGGTATGTGTTTGACTATAAAGAATGGGACAGCGGCGTTTACGTTTCTTATAAAGAAATGGTAGAAGCCTGCGCTGCACTGGGTGTTCCGACCGTGCCGCTTGAGGAAGAGGGCGAACACTTCTCATACACCTTGGAAACGCTCCTGGGAAAAGCACGCGGCAAATATCCCAGCGGCCTGGACAAAGAGGGGATAGTCGTGCGCCATAGAGAATCGCCGCATCAGGTATCCTTCAAGGTACTTAACAACGATGCGCTGCTCAAGGAGAAGGACTAA